The Parabacteroides sp. AD58 genome includes a window with the following:
- a CDS encoding AraC family transcriptional regulator: MGTTHNHIQYLGSSPLDEKWGLTVTTVGYQRIPAHSTYPSAKQHPQGYVFNPQNGRTLSEYQLVYISEGSGFFESASCKKQKIKAGTMLLIFPDEWHTYYPEENGWYEHWVGFRGNMIENWIANKFFLKEKPVFEIGISSTIIGLYEDMDAYASKEDAGYQQLISSIVLYLMGEIYFKVKNSAFKESTTVRKINEAKTIMKRNISQPISAESIAKQLNVSYSWLRSRFKAYTGISPTQYHLNLRYLKAKEMLCTTQLSISDIAFALNFETVSQFSSFFTKKEGMSPSTFKKKYYVDNNPEKNPAKGLDED; encoded by the coding sequence ATGGGAACAACTCATAACCATATTCAATATTTAGGTAGTAGTCCCTTAGATGAAAAATGGGGATTGACAGTAACCACCGTAGGCTATCAACGCATTCCGGCCCACAGTACGTATCCATCAGCCAAACAACATCCGCAAGGCTACGTATTCAATCCTCAGAATGGCCGTACGCTTTCGGAATATCAGTTAGTATATATTTCGGAAGGCTCCGGGTTCTTTGAATCGGCTTCCTGTAAAAAGCAAAAGATAAAAGCCGGAACCATGTTATTAATCTTCCCGGATGAATGGCACACGTATTATCCGGAAGAAAACGGATGGTACGAACATTGGGTAGGCTTCAGAGGTAATATGATTGAGAACTGGATTGCCAACAAATTCTTCCTGAAAGAAAAACCGGTCTTCGAGATAGGAATCAGCTCTACGATCATCGGCTTATATGAAGATATGGATGCCTATGCTTCCAAAGAAGATGCCGGATACCAGCAGCTCATTTCCAGCATTGTCTTATACTTAATGGGAGAAATTTATTTCAAGGTAAAGAACTCGGCCTTTAAAGAATCGACGACAGTCCGTAAAATCAATGAAGCCAAAACCATCATGAAAAGAAATATCAGTCAGCCGATATCCGCAGAAAGCATTGCGAAGCAGCTGAATGTAAGTTACTCATGGCTGCGAAGCCGTTTTAAAGCCTATACAGGTATTTCACCCACACAGTATCATCTGAACTTACGGTATTTAAAGGCCAAGGAAATGCTCTGCACAACACAATTGAGTATTTCCGACATTGCCTTTGCGCTGAACTTTGAAACCGTATCACAATTCTCTTCGTTTTTCACCAAGAAAGAAGGAATGTCTCCCAGTACATTTAAAAAGAAATATTATGTAGACAACAATCCGGAGAAAAACCCTGCCAAAGGCCTTGACGAAGATTAA
- a CDS encoding endonuclease/exonuclease/phosphatase family protein has product MKKFVSAALCAIMLMACSGKKTQQPAETAQPASSLQIEWATFNIRLDNPGDSLNNWQYRKDTVCKYILAKKLDIIGMQEVLHNQLEDLKAGLPNYAAIGVGREDGKEKGEYSPLFYRSDKYEVLESNTFWLSQYPDSAGFIGWDGACTRIATWAKFKDKATGKIFMGVNTHFDHVGVEARRESALLIIKKIKEIVGDQPAVVTGDFNVNDQSEAYQTITTNEFVLKDAYKMTDQKTGPNYTFHDFGRYPMDKREKIDFIFVTPQIKVLNTEICQNPETKTGYLSDHNPHMALLEF; this is encoded by the coding sequence ATGAAGAAATTCGTAAGTGCTGCCTTGTGTGCCATCATGCTGATGGCCTGTAGCGGAAAAAAGACACAGCAACCGGCCGAAACGGCTCAACCGGCCTCATCATTGCAAATCGAATGGGCTACATTCAACATACGATTAGATAATCCGGGCGACAGCCTCAACAACTGGCAGTATCGGAAAGATACTGTTTGCAAATATATCCTCGCCAAGAAGTTGGATATCATCGGTATGCAGGAAGTTCTGCACAATCAGTTGGAAGATCTGAAAGCAGGTTTACCGAATTACGCCGCTATCGGTGTTGGACGTGAAGACGGGAAAGAAAAAGGAGAGTATTCGCCTTTGTTTTATCGGTCAGATAAATATGAAGTACTTGAAAGTAATACATTCTGGTTGTCGCAATATCCGGATAGTGCCGGCTTCATCGGTTGGGACGGCGCCTGCACCCGCATTGCCACTTGGGCCAAGTTTAAGGATAAGGCGACAGGTAAGATTTTCATGGGTGTGAATACCCATTTTGATCATGTCGGAGTTGAAGCCCGCCGCGAAAGCGCCCTGCTGATCATCAAAAAGATCAAGGAGATTGTAGGAGACCAACCAGCTGTTGTGACAGGCGACTTCAATGTAAACGACCAGTCGGAAGCCTATCAGACAATTACAACCAACGAATTTGTCCTGAAAGACGCTTATAAGATGACAGATCAGAAAACAGGACCGAACTATACGTTCCATGACTTCGGCCGCTATCCAATGGACAAGCGAGAAAAGATCGACTTTATTTTTGTTACTCCCCAAATCAAGGTATTAAATACAGAAATATGTCAGAATCCGGAGACAAAAACAGGTTACTTGAGTGATCATAACCCACACATGGCTCTCTTGGAATTCTAA
- a CDS encoding glycosyl hydrolase produces MKLLKYTLLATSLFLSGMNHWASAEELKDMKRLFVTPPESARPGVYWYFMDGNLSKEGMTKDLESMKRAGIGSVVFLEVNVGIPRGHVDFLSAEWKDCFKHAVRECERLGITMILGIGPGWTGSGGPWVKGEESMRHLVSSITRVTGGSKQTIPLEKPSPKPPYFGEGAFTPELKEKWLDYYEDVAVLAFPATNGKVSIKDIEEKALYYRAPYSSVPGVKQFIPREEQEKPLEPGDAIAVDEVKDLTSLLKDGSVTWDVPSGEWMIMRFGIRNNGAVTRPAPLPGVGFECDKTDTTALMAHLRTFTGSLFDLLGERDTTLAGGLKILHMDSWEMGAQNWSPRLREEFKKRRGYDPQPYFPVYAGLVVGDKNISERFLWDLRQTMQELMLENHSLFVKAYAHQHGMQLSIEPYDMNPMQDLELGASADIPMCEFWSPGGYNTSFSAIEGSSLANIKGQRVVPSEAFTAAGDGWRQHPASMKNQTDWAFAAGINRLTYHTFQHQALPDSLRPGMTMGPYGVHWNRNQTWWPYVDAYHTYVARCQYLLQKGQTVADILYLAPEEAPFVFRAPKSALTGDYMVDKREYNFDACPPSLLYTAFVEDGKIKFPSGMEYRLLVLPAFKTMTLDLLKKIESLVNDGAVVIGLPPVQTPGLTDYPNSDQKLQQVVVKLWGGNQLPEGLMFHTYGKGRIAWGTDIQNHLDNLYPDFDLTSKVLREMHVPVDFLSDQGTVRYIHKQVDDVDYFFVSNRMDKDMSVNAHFRASGKQPYLWNPVTGKTSLIPVSTDNGKQTSLELAFAPYQSYFVFFSGDRQPASTASTNIKGKRILMSLQGPWNVAFDPKWGGLAQVEFPTLQDWSKHTEPGIKYYSGTAVYTKQFDYKETLSGSLFLDLGLVKNIAKVWLNGQDLGTIWTSPWQVDISGALKNGKNELKIEVTNLWGNRLIGDEQKKNDDIVNGQWPEWLLKGEKRPSDRYTFTTYPHYTKDTPLLESGLLGPVHIIQVLE; encoded by the coding sequence ATGAAGTTATTGAAATATACCCTGCTTGCTACCAGTCTGTTCCTGTCTGGTATGAATCATTGGGCAAGTGCTGAGGAACTGAAAGATATGAAACGCTTGTTTGTTACACCTCCTGAATCAGCACGGCCTGGCGTTTATTGGTACTTCATGGATGGAAATCTCTCCAAAGAAGGGATGACCAAAGATCTGGAGTCCATGAAACGGGCAGGAATCGGATCTGTCGTTTTCCTGGAGGTCAATGTTGGCATACCTCGTGGGCATGTAGATTTCTTAAGTGCCGAATGGAAAGACTGTTTTAAGCATGCCGTTAGGGAATGTGAGCGCCTGGGTATTACGATGATTTTAGGAATTGGTCCGGGTTGGACTGGCAGTGGAGGTCCGTGGGTGAAAGGCGAAGAATCAATGCGACATCTGGTTTCCTCCATTACGCGTGTAACCGGAGGCAGTAAGCAGACGATTCCTTTGGAGAAACCTTCACCGAAGCCTCCTTATTTCGGAGAGGGAGCATTTACCCCGGAATTAAAGGAAAAATGGCTGGATTATTATGAAGATGTGGCTGTTCTGGCTTTCCCGGCAACGAACGGAAAGGTCTCCATAAAGGACATTGAAGAAAAGGCCCTGTATTATCGGGCGCCATACAGCTCTGTTCCAGGAGTGAAACAATTTATTCCGCGGGAGGAACAGGAGAAGCCGCTGGAACCGGGAGATGCGATTGCTGTTGACGAGGTTAAAGACCTGACTTCTTTATTAAAGGATGGATCTGTTACGTGGGATGTTCCTTCTGGTGAATGGATGATTATGCGTTTTGGCATACGTAATAATGGAGCTGTTACTCGTCCGGCACCTCTTCCTGGTGTTGGCTTTGAATGTGATAAGACGGATACAACGGCTCTGATGGCACATTTGCGTACATTTACAGGATCGTTGTTTGACTTGTTGGGCGAAAGAGATACCACGTTGGCCGGAGGTCTTAAGATCCTGCACATGGATAGCTGGGAAATGGGGGCTCAGAACTGGAGTCCGCGGTTAAGAGAAGAATTTAAGAAACGTAGGGGATATGATCCGCAACCTTATTTCCCGGTTTATGCGGGACTGGTAGTAGGGGATAAAAATATCAGTGAGCGTTTCTTGTGGGATTTGCGTCAGACAATGCAAGAATTAATGCTGGAGAATCATTCTTTGTTTGTCAAGGCTTATGCTCATCAGCATGGTATGCAGCTCTCCATAGAACCGTATGACATGAATCCGATGCAGGATTTGGAGTTGGGCGCTTCTGCTGATATCCCGATGTGTGAGTTCTGGAGTCCGGGTGGTTATAATACTTCGTTTAGTGCCATTGAAGGCAGTTCTCTGGCCAATATCAAAGGGCAGCGGGTGGTTCCTTCGGAGGCTTTTACGGCAGCGGGCGATGGTTGGCGTCAGCATCCGGCTTCTATGAAGAACCAAACCGATTGGGCTTTTGCGGCTGGTATTAACCGGCTGACTTATCATACGTTTCAACATCAGGCCTTGCCGGATAGTTTGCGTCCGGGAATGACCATGGGACCGTATGGAGTCCATTGGAACCGTAATCAGACATGGTGGCCGTACGTGGATGCATATCATACTTATGTGGCGCGTTGTCAGTATCTGCTGCAGAAAGGTCAGACGGTAGCTGATATTCTTTATCTGGCTCCTGAAGAGGCTCCTTTTGTTTTCCGTGCGCCGAAATCCGCTTTGACGGGAGATTATATGGTGGATAAACGGGAATATAATTTTGATGCCTGTCCGCCAAGCCTGCTCTATACTGCTTTTGTGGAAGACGGGAAAATAAAGTTCCCTTCGGGTATGGAGTATCGCCTGCTGGTATTGCCTGCCTTTAAGACGATGACGTTGGATTTGCTGAAGAAGATAGAATCGCTGGTGAATGATGGAGCTGTTGTGATTGGTTTGCCTCCTGTGCAGACTCCGGGGTTAACCGATTATCCAAATTCTGATCAGAAATTGCAGCAGGTAGTAGTAAAGCTTTGGGGTGGAAACCAGCTGCCGGAAGGATTGATGTTCCATACTTATGGCAAAGGCCGTATTGCCTGGGGAACAGATATCCAAAACCATTTGGACAATTTGTATCCTGATTTTGATTTGACGTCAAAGGTGTTGCGCGAAATGCACGTACCGGTTGACTTTCTGTCTGATCAGGGAACGGTTCGGTATATTCATAAACAGGTGGATGATGTGGATTATTTCTTTGTCTCTAACCGGATGGATAAGGATATGTCGGTAAATGCTCATTTCCGTGCTTCTGGTAAGCAACCTTATTTATGGAATCCTGTAACCGGAAAGACTTCCCTGATTCCGGTTTCAACGGATAACGGAAAACAGACTTCACTCGAATTGGCGTTCGCTCCTTATCAGAGCTATTTCGTATTCTTTTCCGGAGATCGGCAGCCTGCTTCGACTGCTTCAACAAATATCAAAGGAAAGAGAATATTGATGTCATTACAGGGACCTTGGAATGTCGCATTTGATCCGAAGTGGGGCGGACTGGCACAGGTGGAATTCCCAACATTGCAGGATTGGTCAAAACATACAGAACCAGGAATTAAGTATTATTCGGGAACAGCTGTCTATACAAAGCAGTTTGATTACAAAGAGACCTTGTCGGGCTCCTTGTTCCTGGATTTGGGTCTTGTAAAAAATATAGCCAAAGTCTGGTTAAATGGTCAGGATTTAGGTACGATCTGGACTTCACCGTGGCAAGTTGATATATCAGGCGCCTTGAAGAATGGAAAGAATGAGCTGAAAATAGAGGTGACCAATTTATGGGGCAATCGGTTAATCGGAGATGAACAGAAGAAAAATGACGATATTGTCAATGGTCAATGGCCGGAATGGCTGTTGAAAGGAGAGAAACGACCCAGTGACCGTTATACGTTTACCACATATCCGCATTACACGAAGGATACACCTTTGCTAGAATCCGGTTTATTAGGCCCGGTACATATCATTCAAGTATTGGAGTGA
- a CDS encoding carbon starvation CstA family protein, whose protein sequence is MISFTCCFIALIVGYFVYGKFIEKIAGIDPKRLTPAYAKQDGVDYLPLPTWKIFMIQFLNIAGLGPIFGAILGAKFGSASFLWIVLGSIFAGATHDFLAGFLSLRKDGASLPEIVGMYLGDRFKQFMRAFTIVLMVLVGVVFVAGPAGLLASLTPESLDTMFWIIVIFLYYVLATLLPIDKIIGKVYPLFAIALLFMAVGIFVMLYVHHPDLPEFTDGFANTHPQGLPIFPIMFVSIACGAISGFHATQSPLMARCLKSEKHAYPVFYGAMITEGIVALIWAAAATYFFHENGMGENNAAVIVDSITKNWLGAVGGILAVLGVIAAPITSGDTAFRSARLIVADFLKMEQKSMAKRLLISVPLFLISIAILVYSLKDQAGFDMIWRYFAWTNQTLAVFTLWALSVYLRQEGKLYIVTLIPALFMTMVCSTYIFVAPEGFGLPYTLSIVIASVITLAVWALFIYKGRK, encoded by the coding sequence ATGATTTCTTTTACTTGTTGTTTTATTGCCCTTATTGTCGGTTATTTTGTTTATGGAAAATTTATTGAGAAAATCGCTGGTATAGATCCGAAACGTCTAACTCCTGCTTATGCCAAGCAAGACGGTGTAGATTATCTGCCTCTTCCGACCTGGAAGATTTTCATGATTCAGTTTCTGAATATTGCCGGGTTAGGCCCGATTTTCGGTGCTATTCTGGGAGCTAAATTTGGTTCGGCTTCGTTTCTTTGGATTGTTTTAGGAAGTATTTTTGCTGGAGCCACGCATGATTTCCTGGCCGGTTTCTTATCTTTACGTAAAGATGGGGCCAGTCTTCCTGAAATCGTAGGTATGTATTTGGGTGATCGTTTCAAGCAGTTCATGCGTGCGTTTACGATCGTTTTGATGGTTCTGGTCGGTGTTGTCTTTGTAGCTGGTCCTGCCGGCCTATTAGCCAGTCTTACACCTGAATCTCTTGATACCATGTTTTGGATTATTGTGATCTTTCTGTATTATGTGCTGGCTACTCTGTTGCCAATCGATAAGATTATCGGAAAGGTTTATCCGTTGTTTGCCATCGCCCTTCTGTTTATGGCAGTTGGAATCTTTGTGATGCTGTATGTTCATCATCCGGATTTGCCTGAGTTTACAGATGGCTTTGCCAATACTCATCCGCAAGGATTACCTATTTTCCCAATTATGTTCGTAAGTATAGCATGTGGAGCCATTTCCGGTTTTCATGCGACTCAAAGTCCATTGATGGCCCGTTGCCTGAAGAGTGAGAAACATGCTTATCCTGTCTTTTATGGAGCCATGATTACAGAAGGAATTGTAGCCTTGATCTGGGCGGCAGCTGCCACTTACTTTTTCCATGAAAATGGAATGGGAGAAAACAATGCGGCTGTTATTGTTGATTCAATTACGAAAAACTGGTTGGGAGCAGTTGGTGGTATCTTAGCTGTTTTAGGTGTGATTGCAGCTCCGATTACTTCGGGTGATACGGCTTTCCGGTCGGCTCGCCTGATTGTCGCTGATTTCTTGAAAATGGAGCAGAAGAGCATGGCTAAGCGTTTGCTGATCTCTGTTCCTCTTTTCTTAATCTCCATCGCCATTCTGGTTTATTCTTTGAAAGATCAGGCGGGTTTTGATATGATCTGGCGTTATTTCGCCTGGACAAACCAGACATTGGCTGTTTTCACCCTGTGGGCTTTGTCGGTTTATCTGCGTCAGGAAGGTAAGTTATATATCGTAACCCTGATTCCGGCCCTGTTCATGACAATGGTTTGTTCTACTTATATCTTTGTCGCTCCTGAAGGTTTTGGTCTTCCTTACACATTATCGATTGTGATTGCTTCGGTCATCACCTTGGCTGTATGGGCCTTGTTTATATATAAAGGAAGGAAATAA
- a CDS encoding enoyl-ACP reductase FabI — protein sequence MSHDLLKGKKGIIFGALNDMSIAWKVAEKAVEEGATITLSNTPIAVRMGQVDELAKKLNAQVIPADATSVEDLQNVFSKSVEILGGPVDFVLHSIGMSPNVRKKRTYDDLDYNMLEKTLDISAISFHKMLQVAKKQDAIAEYGSVVALTYVAAQRTFFGYNDMADAKSLLESIARSFGYIYGREKNVRINTISQSPTPTTAGNGVKGMEHLMDFANKMSPLGNADAEECANYCVMMFSDFTRKVTMQNLYHDGGFSSMGMSLRAMNQYSKGFEEYTDENGHIIYG from the coding sequence ATGAGTCATGATTTATTAAAAGGCAAAAAAGGTATCATCTTTGGTGCACTGAATGATATGTCTATTGCCTGGAAGGTCGCAGAAAAAGCTGTGGAAGAAGGAGCGACCATCACTTTAAGCAATACTCCGATTGCTGTTCGTATGGGACAAGTAGACGAATTGGCCAAGAAATTGAATGCTCAGGTAATTCCGGCTGATGCTACCAGCGTAGAAGACTTGCAGAATGTCTTCTCCAAATCAGTTGAGATCTTAGGCGGACCGGTTGATTTCGTTCTGCATTCCATCGGAATGAGTCCGAATGTTCGTAAAAAACGTACATATGATGATTTAGATTATAACATGCTGGAAAAGACTTTGGATATTTCAGCTATATCTTTCCATAAAATGTTGCAGGTTGCCAAAAAGCAGGATGCCATTGCTGAGTATGGTTCAGTGGTAGCTCTGACTTATGTAGCTGCACAACGTACTTTCTTCGGTTATAACGATATGGCTGATGCCAAGAGTTTGTTGGAATCAATTGCCCGCAGCTTCGGTTATATCTATGGCCGCGAAAAGAATGTACGTATCAATACTATTTCTCAGTCTCCGACTCCGACAACAGCCGGTAATGGTGTGAAAGGAATGGAACACCTGATGGACTTCGCCAACAAGATGAGTCCGCTGGGAAATGCCGATGCGGAAGAATGTGCCAATTACTGCGTTATGATGTTCTCTGACTTTACTCGCAAGGTAACGATGCAGAACTTATATCACGACGGAGGTTTCTCAAGTATGGGTATGAGTCTTCGTGCCATGAACCAATACAGTAAAGGTTTCGAAGAATATACCGACGAAAACGGACATATTATCTACGGATAA
- a CDS encoding L-threonylcarbamoyladenylate synthase, translated as MLLKIYEENPNPREIAKVIKTLQDGGLIIYPTDTVYAIGCDALNVRAVERICQIKGVNPLKSNLSIICYDLSNLSEYAKVSNAAFKLMKKNLPGPFTFILPTSNELPKIYKNRKEVGIRVPDNNIVRTIVQELGNPLLTMSVHDDDDEILEYSTDPELIAEKYEGRVDLIIDGGYGGLEPSTVVDCTTDDFEIVRQGKGVLK; from the coding sequence ATGTTACTGAAAATCTATGAAGAAAATCCCAATCCGAGGGAGATAGCTAAGGTAATCAAAACACTGCAAGACGGTGGTCTGATTATTTACCCGACAGATACGGTATATGCCATCGGATGTGATGCCTTGAATGTACGTGCTGTTGAAAGAATCTGCCAGATCAAAGGAGTTAATCCTCTAAAGAGTAACCTTTCGATTATTTGTTATGACCTGTCCAACTTGAGTGAATATGCCAAAGTAAGCAATGCGGCCTTCAAGTTGATGAAAAAAAATTTGCCCGGACCTTTTACCTTCATCCTGCCTACCAGCAACGAATTACCCAAGATTTACAAGAACCGGAAAGAAGTCGGCATTCGTGTACCCGACAATAACATCGTCCGGACTATCGTTCAAGAATTGGGCAATCCGTTACTTACCATGTCAGTACATGACGACGATGATGAAATTCTTGAATACTCTACCGACCCGGAACTGATTGCAGAAAAATATGAAGGACGGGTAGACCTGATTATTGACGGCGGTTACGGTGGTTTAGAACCTTCAACCGTAGTAGATTGTACAACCGACGATTTCGAGATTGTCCGCCAGGGAAAAGGTGTATTAAAATAA
- a CDS encoding L-fucose/L-arabinose isomerase family protein: MEERTVYAGLVGVGLNTYWPQFAGLYDRLCGYRMQIAKRLTHEHVCIVDGGMVDEPEKAITVADELGRQSIDILLVYISTYALSSTVLPLVQRLKVPVLLLNIQPTPCIDYAYLNSLGDRGLMTGEWLANCQACSVPEFSNVFNRSGIRYEIITGYLDEAYVWAELEEWLEAAVTKKGMQNNRMGVLGHYYGGMLDVYSDLTLQSSTFGTHVELLEMCELKAYRDAASSEAIEQKLAEFRERFEVVNECEESELLRAAKTSVALDKLVEAHHLGSMAYYYEGYAGNDYENIVTSVIAGNTLLTGKGIPIAGECEIKNVQAMKILSLLNAGGSFSELYALDFKDDVVLLGHDGPAHFTMAEGRVKLVPLPVYHGKPGKGLSIQMTVRHGDVTLLSVCEGKDGLFLLVAEGESVPGPVLQIGNTNSRYRFACGVRSFINNWSKAGPSHHYAIGIGHVAGKIRKLASLLDIPCVEVK; the protein is encoded by the coding sequence ATGGAAGAAAGAACGGTGTATGCAGGATTAGTTGGAGTGGGGTTGAATACGTACTGGCCTCAGTTTGCAGGATTGTATGATCGGTTATGCGGTTATCGGATGCAAATTGCAAAGCGGCTGACTCATGAGCATGTTTGTATTGTGGATGGCGGAATGGTAGATGAACCCGAAAAAGCAATAACAGTTGCAGATGAGCTGGGGCGTCAGTCTATTGATATATTATTGGTGTATATTTCAACCTACGCTCTTTCTTCTACAGTTTTACCATTAGTGCAGCGATTGAAGGTTCCTGTACTATTATTGAATATACAGCCAACACCTTGTATTGATTATGCGTATCTGAACAGTTTGGGAGATAGAGGTCTGATGACCGGTGAATGGCTGGCCAACTGTCAGGCGTGTTCGGTTCCTGAGTTCTCGAATGTATTCAACCGTTCCGGTATCCGTTATGAAATCATTACTGGGTATCTGGATGAGGCATACGTTTGGGCGGAATTGGAAGAATGGTTAGAGGCGGCTGTGACCAAGAAAGGAATGCAGAATAACCGGATGGGCGTTTTAGGTCATTACTATGGTGGTATGCTGGATGTCTATTCTGATTTGACTTTGCAGTCTTCTACCTTTGGAACCCATGTTGAATTGTTGGAAATGTGTGAGTTGAAAGCCTATCGGGATGCCGCTTCTTCGGAAGCAATAGAGCAGAAATTAGCCGAGTTCCGGGAGCGTTTCGAAGTGGTTAATGAGTGTGAGGAGAGTGAATTACTCCGGGCAGCCAAGACGTCTGTGGCCTTGGATAAGCTGGTAGAAGCGCATCACTTAGGTTCGATGGCTTATTATTATGAAGGGTATGCCGGCAATGATTATGAGAATATCGTTACTTCGGTGATAGCCGGTAATACGTTATTGACAGGAAAAGGAATTCCAATTGCCGGAGAATGTGAGATTAAGAATGTACAAGCCATGAAGATCCTGTCTCTATTGAATGCCGGAGGCTCGTTCTCTGAGTTATATGCTTTGGATTTTAAGGATGATGTTGTTTTGTTGGGACACGACGGACCGGCTCATTTCACCATGGCAGAAGGACGGGTTAAGCTGGTTCCTCTTCCTGTTTATCATGGAAAGCCGGGAAAAGGATTGTCTATCCAGATGACGGTTCGTCATGGTGATGTTACTTTATTGTCGGTTTGTGAGGGGAAAGACGGGCTGTTCCTGTTGGTGGCAGAAGGAGAATCTGTTCCTGGTCCTGTGTTGCAGATCGGAAATACCAACAGCCGTTATCGTTTTGCCTGTGGTGTTCGCTCGTTTATAAATAATTGGAGTAAAGCCGGTCCTTCACACCATTACGCGATCGGAATCGGACATGTGGCTGGAAAGATCAGAAAACTGGCAAGTCTGCTGGATATTCCTTGTGTGGAAGTAAAATAA
- a CDS encoding GatB/YqeY domain-containing protein codes for MDLFERVSEDIKNAMKAKDKVALETLRNVKKVFLEAKTAPGANDTLADADALKLLQKLVKQGKDSAAIYVQQGRQDLADAELAQVAVLEKYLPKQMSAEELETELKKIITEVGATTAKDMGKVMGVASKVLAGKAEGRAISEAVKRLLA; via the coding sequence ATGGATTTGTTTGAAAGAGTCAGCGAAGACATTAAAAACGCAATGAAGGCAAAAGATAAAGTTGCCCTTGAGACTTTGAGAAATGTAAAGAAAGTATTCTTGGAAGCTAAAACAGCTCCGGGAGCGAATGATACATTAGCGGATGCAGATGCTTTGAAGCTGTTGCAGAAATTAGTGAAACAAGGAAAGGATTCGGCAGCGATTTATGTACAACAAGGCCGACAGGATTTGGCCGATGCCGAATTAGCTCAGGTTGCTGTTCTTGAAAAGTACTTACCGAAGCAAATGTCTGCGGAAGAATTGGAAACCGAACTAAAGAAGATTATTACAGAAGTGGGCGCTACTACCGCTAAAGATATGGGTAAAGTAATGGGCGTTGCTTCAAAAGTATTGGCAGGAAAAGCCGAAGGCCGTGCTATTTCTGAAGCCGTAAAGCGTTTATTGGCTTAA